The Haloferax sp. Atlit-12N genome window below encodes:
- a CDS encoding acc operon protein, translated as MSGDLLSGLSIPDDADAEEAAAIAAAVGAHLHDQSVAAAAAAADDGEETWNEERWRYAGRLESVTGCSRRVPSGAPTDAWAASGRVDRF; from the coding sequence ATGAGCGGGGACCTGCTGTCTGGATTGTCGATTCCGGACGACGCCGACGCCGAGGAGGCCGCGGCTATCGCCGCCGCCGTCGGCGCGCATCTCCACGACCAGTCGGTCGCCGCGGCCGCCGCGGCCGCCGACGACGGCGAGGAGACGTGGAACGAGGAGCGCTGGCGGTACGCCGGCCGCCTCGAATCGGTCACGGGCTGTAGCCGTCGCGTCCCCTCCGGCGCGCCGACCGACGCGTGGGCCGCCTCGGGCCGCGTCGACCGGTTCTGA